The window CCCGAGGCAAGACGACCATGCCCAAGCAGATCCCCACCAGGGGAGGTTAAGAGGAAATCTACACGAAGGAACATACAACTAAGTGGATGAGCTGGCTGGTGTGAGCCCTCTCCCCCTGAGTTGAGACAATCCGGTTTGTAGTGTTCATTCTACCCacacccccctcctctccccttccagcGGCGTCTCTCCACGGTCTCCTTACTCCTTCACCACCATGCCCGCCCCCTCCTTTCCATTAGGCCTTCGTCCTCCGCCCTGGACCCCTTCGATGGCTTCTACTCCAGACTCTCTCCAGCCACTTCCTCTTCACAACCACCCCCACCCGGCTGGTGCCAAGACTGTTTTTCTCAAACAAAGCTCCAGCCTCCACACCCTTCCATTTCTTATACTTGTCACATGTCGTGAAACCTCCTGATTGTTTTCCCGTttgaaaatgctaaaaaaaaaaaaaaaaaaaaaaaaggcccaaacATTTTCAGCTCACAGCCCTCTGAAGAGGCAGCAGCCTGTAGTTGGCTGACCCTGTGCTAGAGTAATGCTACAGCGAGGAAGGCAGAACGAGTCTGAAGGATGGGGCAAGGTCaggtgaggggagaagggaaaaggagcaCTTCATAGTAACAATAATCGCATTTTTTTGAAACCTCATGAGGAGCCAGGCACGACGGTaaggccttcttttttttttttttttttttttttttttttttaactggatccACACAACAGGCCCCTTTTTGACAAAGGCAGGACAGATCCAGAAAGGTTAAGCACTCCAGGCAGCTCAGCTGGAAAAGAGCAGAGCCAAGAATTCAACCTAAGTATAAAGATACAGTGGTCCAAAAGACCCATCCCGGCCCTCCAGTAGTCAGGCCTACTGGTTTTCAGGAGTGTGGCCCCAAGGCCATCCATATCAGCAACACCTGGGAGCTAGTTAGAAGTGCAAATTCTCAGtcgcgggggcggggggttctGTCGGtaaggttaagcatccgactcaggctcaggtcctgatctgttcctgagttcgagccccgcctcaggctctgtgctgacagcccagggcctggagtccgcttcggattctgtgtctccttctctctctgcccgcccctaccttcccccccccccaccccgctagcgcgctgtctcaaaaataaacaaatcaaaaaaaaaaaagaaatgcaaattctcagcctCACCCAGACCTATAAAAGCTCTGAGGGTGGAGGCCAGATATGAGTCCGAACAAGCCTTCGGGGTGCGTTTGAGCTGATTTAAGAGGCAAACATTAAAGAACTACAGCCTAAGGCAGTTCCGCGAAGGAGGCGCAGCAGAAAGCTCTCCAAGAGTCTAGACTTTAGGGATGAACAGAGGCTGCCTGGTACAGGGTTTTCCAAAACCTGATGGGGGAGAAAAATCCCCTGTGGGCAAGGGCCTTGTTACAAACACTGACGCCGGGGGTCCCTCCACCGCAGATTCCGACTAGGGGAGTCCCTGGATCCGAGCGTCTACGCGGGGTGCGGGCGAAGGTTACCAGCAGGTCAGCTTgactgcgggggtggggggaggggggcggggcgggggaccggccaggccccgcccccagcggcCCACCACCGGGACCCGCCCCGCGTTCCAGTCTTGCCGTTAcctggggccaggcagggccgCCCGCGCGGGACCCGATCTAGGCCGCGCACCACGAAGGCCCCGCTCGGGTCCCGCAGCCGCGCctcgccgccgcccgccgccagCACCGAGCCCTGCATCCACACGGTCACCAGCTCCAGCGGCTCGcggcccgccgccgcccgcgACAGCCGCCACGCGCCCGGGCCGCCCTCCGCGTCGCGCCGCAGCTGCTCGGCCAGCACCTTGAGCGGCGGCGACCGCGGCAGCCGCACAGCCGCTGGGCCGCCGCGGGCGAAGGAGTCCGCTGCCCCcacagccgccgccgccgccatgcTGCCCCACGTCCGCTTTCCCGCCAACTTTGATAGGCAGCGGGGCCGGGGCCGTGGCCACCAATCAGGGGGTGTTCTGGCGGAACGGAGCAATCCTCGGCGTCGGAAGGCGGGGCTTCCCAACCTGGCGGCCTCCACCGGTCTCCAGGAGTGCGCATGCGTACGTCAAGTAAATAAACGTCCCCAagcaggtgggtggagggatgaagCGAATCACAAGAGAATAAATGCATGGAGGGAGGTAAACAGCTTCTTGTTTCGACGCATCTCAAAACTTGATGTCTATGCCTGTCACCCgagaatgttttcatctttacATCACCTCGCGTGGTAGGATTACTCCGAAGTTAAGCAATACTAGTTAATCCTGGAAGGAATAGTAGCATGATGAGGCCATGTTTATTGGGAGTGATAAAGAATCGAGTCACGAGAGAAGGCTGggaagagggacagggacagcTGGTAAAAGTGACacttttattactattttcatgatattttaataacaataatttaaaacttaaaatacgttgttcacaaaataaatgaacattcatTGCAGAAAACTTGCAGAAGAAAAtctggaataataaa is drawn from Leopardus geoffroyi isolate Oge1 chromosome E3, O.geoffroyi_Oge1_pat1.0, whole genome shotgun sequence and contains these coding sequences:
- the RMI2 gene encoding recQ-mediated genome instability protein 2, which gives rise to MAAAAAVGAADSFARGGPAAVRLPRSPPLKVLAEQLRRDAEGGPGAWRLSRAAAGREPLELVTVWMQGSVLAAGGGEARLRDPSGAFVVRGLDRVPRGRPCLAPGKYVMVMGVVQACSPEPCLQAVKMTDLSDNPIHESMWELEVEDLHRNIP